A section of the Streptomyces sp. SLBN-118 genome encodes:
- a CDS encoding cell division protein SepF has protein sequence MAGAMRKMAVYLGLVEDDGYDGRGFDPDDDFEPEPEPERDHRRHQPPHQAERDEPVRVVQPPAQRDPVPLPAESGRPARIAPVASITPERPSLEKNAPVIMPKVVSEREPYRITTLHPRTYNEARTIGEHFREGTPVIMNLTEMDDTDAKRLVDFAAGLVFGLHGSIERVTQKVFLLSPANVDVTAEDKARIAEGGFFNQS, from the coding sequence ATGGCCGGCGCGATGCGCAAGATGGCGGTCTACCTCGGCCTCGTGGAGGACGATGGGTACGACGGCCGGGGTTTCGATCCCGATGACGACTTCGAACCCGAGCCGGAGCCCGAGCGGGACCACCGGCGCCACCAGCCCCCGCACCAGGCCGAGCGGGACGAACCGGTGCGGGTGGTCCAGCCGCCCGCACAGCGCGATCCGGTTCCGCTTCCCGCTGAAAGTGGACGTCCGGCGCGAATCGCCCCCGTGGCATCCATCACACCTGAACGTCCGAGCCTGGAGAAGAACGCACCGGTGATCATGCCCAAGGTTGTGTCCGAGCGGGAGCCCTACCGCATCACCACACTGCACCCACGGACCTACAACGAGGCCCGTACCATCGGGGAACACTTCCGCGAGGGCACTCCGGTGATCATGAACCTCACGGAGATGGACGACACCGACGCAAAGCGACTTGTCGACTTTGCCGCGGGACTCGTCTTCGGTCTGCATGGCAGCATTGAGCGGGTTACGCAGAAGGTGTTCCTGTTGTCTCCTGCTAACGTCGATGTCACGGCGGAGGACAAGGCCCGCATTGCTGAGGGCGGGTTCTTCAACCAGAGCTAG
- a CDS encoding cell division protein FtsQ/DivIB, with product MAGPTTAERGARGPSEGTARPPRQGSPLRRLRVPGRPLLIAAAAVVLVATGIWVLYGSQWLRLEKVTTSGTEILTPEEVTAAAAAPTGSPLISVDTDAIEARLLHKLPRIESVDVVRSWPDGIELEVTERKPVLLMEKGARFVEVDAEGVRFATVDKAPEGLPLLELSVAQSPGLRRFGTDRLVVEAVRVWGDLPGKVATDARVVTVRSYDYITLKLSRDRTVVWGNAERGEAKSRALAALMKAAPKARHFDVSAPTAPAASGS from the coding sequence GTGGCCGGACCGACCACCGCCGAACGTGGTGCGCGGGGGCCTTCGGAGGGGACGGCCCGGCCGCCCCGCCAGGGCTCCCCGCTGCGCCGGCTCCGCGTCCCGGGCCGCCCCCTGCTGATCGCCGCGGCCGCGGTGGTTCTCGTCGCGACCGGAATCTGGGTGCTCTACGGTTCCCAGTGGCTGCGCCTCGAGAAAGTGACGACATCCGGAACCGAGATTCTGACTCCGGAAGAGGTCACGGCAGCGGCGGCCGCCCCGACCGGTTCGCCGCTGATTTCCGTCGATACGGACGCCATTGAGGCCCGGCTTCTGCATAAGCTGCCCCGCATCGAATCGGTGGATGTCGTACGGTCGTGGCCGGACGGGATCGAACTCGAAGTGACCGAACGAAAGCCCGTCCTGCTGATGGAGAAGGGCGCTCGGTTCGTCGAAGTGGACGCGGAGGGTGTCCGGTTCGCCACCGTGGACAAGGCGCCCGAGGGTCTCCCGCTGCTCGAATTGTCCGTGGCCCAGTCCCCGGGTCTGCGTCGTTTCGGAACTGATCGACTCGTCGTCGAGGCGGTTCGCGTATGGGGTGACCTCCCCGGAAAAGTCGCTACGGACGCAAGAGTTGTGACAGTCCGCTCATACGACTACATCACCCTGAAGCTGAGCCGGGACCGTACGGTGGTCTGGGGCAACGCCGAGCGGGGCGAGGCGAAGTCTCGTGCTCTCGCGGCGCTGATGAAAGCCGCACCCAAGGCGCGGCACTTCGACGTCAGTGCGCCAACCGCCCCTGCCGCATCGGGTAGTTGA
- the pgeF gene encoding peptidoglycan editing factor PgeF, with product MSGAHFAFTDRWGGVSAVPYEELNLGGAVGDDPAAVLANRAIAAKELGLDPDLVVWMNQVHGKDVADVDGPWGEAPVPSVDAVVTVRRGLALAVLTADCTPVLLADPVAGVVAAVHAGRPGMIAGVVPAAVDAMTSLGADPERIIARTGPAVCGRCYEVPEQMRADVAAVVPAAWSETSWGTPAVDVTAAVHAQLDALGVRDRQRSAVCTLESGDHFSYRRDRTTGRLAGYVWLDGQE from the coding sequence GTGAGCGGCGCGCACTTCGCCTTCACCGACAGGTGGGGCGGGGTGAGCGCCGTTCCGTACGAGGAGCTCAACCTCGGCGGAGCGGTGGGCGACGACCCCGCGGCGGTCCTCGCCAACCGGGCGATCGCCGCGAAGGAACTGGGGCTCGACCCCGACCTGGTCGTCTGGATGAACCAGGTTCACGGCAAGGACGTCGCCGATGTCGACGGGCCGTGGGGCGAGGCTCCCGTTCCCTCGGTGGATGCCGTGGTCACCGTGCGGCGCGGGCTCGCCCTCGCCGTACTGACCGCGGACTGCACTCCCGTACTGCTGGCCGACCCGGTCGCAGGCGTCGTGGCCGCCGTGCACGCGGGACGCCCCGGGATGATCGCGGGAGTCGTGCCCGCGGCAGTCGACGCGATGACATCGCTCGGCGCGGACCCGGAACGGATCATTGCCCGCACCGGACCGGCCGTCTGCGGTCGCTGCTACGAAGTTCCCGAGCAGATGCGGGCGGATGTGGCCGCGGTCGTACCGGCTGCCTGGTCCGAGACCAGCTGGGGCACCCCGGCCGTCGACGTCACTGCCGCGGTCCACGCCCAGCTCGACGCGCTCGGGGTCAGGGACCGGCAGCGGTCGGCGGTGTGCACACTGGAATCGGGCGACCACTTCTCGTACCGCCGCGACCGCACCACCGGGCGGCTCGCCGGATACGTCTGGCTGGACGGACAGGAATGA
- a CDS encoding YggS family pyridoxal phosphate-dependent enzyme — protein sequence MTDRRTELAGTLAAVEERIASACAAAGRKREEVTLIVVTKTYPASDVRLLHELGVRHVAENRDQDAAPKAADCSDLDLSWHFVGQLQTNKVRSVASYADVVQSVDRLRLVTSLSAAAVRAERELGCLIQVALDAESGERGERGGVAPSGIEELAAAVDGAPGLRLDGLMTVAPLTGPYAGRQQAAFERLMEFSSSLRAGHPAANMVSAGMSTDLEQAVAAGATHVRVGTAVLGVRPRLG from the coding sequence ATGACGGACCGAAGGACCGAACTCGCGGGCACGCTCGCGGCCGTGGAGGAACGTATCGCCTCGGCCTGCGCGGCCGCCGGCCGCAAGCGGGAGGAGGTGACCCTCATTGTGGTCACCAAGACCTACCCGGCGAGCGATGTGCGACTGCTCCATGAGCTGGGTGTGCGGCATGTGGCCGAGAATCGTGACCAGGACGCGGCGCCGAAGGCAGCAGACTGCTCGGATCTGGACCTCAGCTGGCACTTCGTCGGGCAGTTGCAGACCAATAAGGTCCGTTCCGTGGCGAGTTATGCCGATGTCGTGCAGTCTGTCGACCGGCTCAGGCTCGTCACCTCGCTGTCCGCGGCCGCGGTCCGTGCGGAGCGTGAACTCGGGTGTCTCATCCAGGTCGCGCTCGACGCCGAGTCGGGCGAGCGCGGGGAGCGGGGAGGCGTGGCGCCGAGCGGCATCGAGGAGTTGGCGGCCGCCGTGGACGGCGCACCAGGACTGCGGCTGGACGGACTGATGACCGTCGCGCCGCTCACCGGACCGTACGCGGGACGGCAACAGGCGGCGTTCGAGCGGCTGATGGAATTCTCATCCAGCCTGCGCGCCGGGCATCCTGCTGCGAACATGGTGTCAGCAGGGATGAGTACGGACCTCGAACAGGCAGTGGCGGCCGGAGCGACACATGTGCGCGTCGGCACTGCGGTACTCGGAGTCCGACCCCGGCTCGGGTAA
- the ftsZ gene encoding cell division protein FtsZ codes for MAAPQNYLAVIKVIGVGGGGVNAINRMIEVGLKGVEFIAINTDAQALLMSDADVKLDVGRELTRGLGAGANPAVGRKAAEDHREEIEEVLKGADMVFVTAGEGGGTGTGGAPVVANIARTLGALTIGVVTRPFTFEGRRRANQAEDGIAELREEVDTLIVIPNDRLLSISDRQVSVLDAFKSADQVLLSGVQGITDLITTPGLINLDFADVKSVMSEAGSALMGIGSARGDDRAVAAAEMAISSPLLEASIDGARGVLLSISGGSDLGLFEINEAAQLVSEAAHPEANIIFGAVIDDALGDEVRVTVIAAGFDGGQPPTRRENVLGSAANKRDEPPATPSRGTETSRASGLGTVPAREEPSAPAEPIPVGNDLNSGPAQVPPARPYQDSQAEELDVPDFLK; via the coding sequence GTGGCAGCACCGCAGAACTACCTCGCAGTCATCAAGGTCATCGGTGTCGGCGGCGGTGGTGTCAATGCCATCAACCGAATGATCGAGGTCGGTCTCAAGGGCGTCGAGTTCATCGCGATCAACACTGATGCGCAAGCGCTGTTGATGAGCGACGCCGACGTCAAGCTCGACGTCGGCCGTGAACTCACCCGCGGCCTGGGGGCCGGAGCCAATCCCGCAGTCGGTCGCAAGGCGGCAGAGGACCACCGTGAGGAGATCGAGGAGGTCCTCAAGGGGGCCGACATGGTCTTCGTCACCGCCGGCGAAGGCGGCGGTACCGGCACCGGTGGCGCACCCGTCGTCGCCAATATCGCGCGTACGCTCGGCGCCCTGACGATCGGTGTGGTCACCCGCCCGTTCACCTTCGAGGGCCGCCGCCGCGCGAACCAGGCGGAGGACGGCATCGCCGAGCTCCGCGAAGAGGTCGACACCCTCATCGTCATCCCGAACGACCGGCTGCTGTCCATCTCGGACCGTCAGGTGAGCGTTCTGGACGCATTCAAGTCCGCGGACCAGGTGCTGCTGTCGGGTGTTCAGGGCATCACCGACCTCATCACCACGCCCGGTCTGATCAACCTCGACTTCGCAGACGTCAAGTCCGTGATGTCCGAGGCGGGCTCGGCGCTGATGGGCATCGGCTCGGCCCGCGGCGACGACCGCGCTGTGGCGGCCGCCGAGATGGCGATCTCCTCGCCACTGCTCGAAGCCTCCATCGACGGCGCCCGCGGGGTACTGCTCTCGATCTCCGGCGGCTCGGACCTCGGACTCTTCGAGATCAACGAGGCGGCCCAGCTGGTCAGCGAGGCCGCCCACCCCGAAGCCAACATCATCTTCGGCGCGGTCATCGACGACGCTCTGGGCGACGAGGTACGGGTCACAGTCATCGCGGCCGGCTTCGACGGCGGACAGCCGCCGACCCGCCGCGAAAACGTCCTGGGATCCGCCGCGAACAAGCGCGACGAGCCGCCGGCCACACCGTCGCGCGGCACGGAGACCTCGCGCGCGTCCGGTCTCGGCACGGTTCCGGCCCGCGAGGAGCCCTCGGCCCCGGCCGAGCCCATTCCCGTGGGCAATGATCTGAACTCCGGGCCCGCGCAGGTCCCGCCGGCCCGTCCGTACCAGGACAGCCAGGCCGAAGAGCTGGACGTACCGGACTTCTTGAAGTGA
- a CDS encoding YggT family protein, which translates to MGVTLDVVYIALVCFLVVLIFRLVMDYVFQFARSWQPGKAMVVVLEATYTVTDPPLKLLRRFIPPLRLGGVALDLSFFVLMIIVYILISVVNGVGN; encoded by the coding sequence ATGGGCGTCACGCTGGATGTGGTCTACATCGCGCTGGTGTGCTTCCTCGTCGTGCTGATCTTCCGGCTGGTCATGGACTACGTCTTCCAGTTCGCGCGCTCATGGCAACCCGGTAAGGCGATGGTGGTCGTTCTTGAGGCCACCTACACTGTCACCGATCCACCGCTCAAGCTTCTGCGGCGGTTCATTCCGCCGCTGCGTCTCGGGGGCGTGGCACTCGACCTGTCCTTCTTCGTTCTGATGATCATCGTCTACATTCTGATCTCCGTCGTGAACGGCGTGGGGAACTGA